Below is a window of Edaphobacter bradus DNA.
ACGGGGCGATCTGGATCGTCGAGGTGAATTCCCAAGGGGCACGAAACCTAATAGCGCCGGATGAAGGTATGAACCGTGGAAGATCCTTCGGAGGTTGGGGAATGCAGGTGCTATCTGACGCAAGTGGGCCTTACCCTGAACTCATGTTTGCATCGAAGGGATACCATGCGGGGGGTGGAGCGGAGGCTGAGGCGGAATGCGTGCGGAAGATCGGTGCGTTCTACAAATCAGTGGCATGCCCGGTAGATTGCTTCGACAATCTGAACAATAGGTAACTGAACCCCACATAGCGAATCAGTCTTAACACTCGATGATGTTGAGGGCGAGGCCTGCTAGTGAGGTTTCTTTGTAGCGGGATTGCATGTCGAGGCCGGTCTGATACATGGTGGCGATGACCTGGTCGAGGGAGACTTTGTGGCCCAAGGTCTCGTGCATGGACATGCGGGCGGCGTTGATGGCCTTGACGGCTCCCATGCCGTTGCGCTCGATGCAGGGGATCTGGACGAGGCCGCCGATGGGGTCGCAGGTCATGCCGAGGTTGTGCTCCATGGCGATCTCGGCGGCGTGTTCGATCTGGGCGTTGGTTCCGTTGAGCGCGGCTACTAGTCCGCCGGCGGCCATCGAACAGGCTACGCCGACCTCGCCCTGGCAGCCGACCTCGGCTCCGGAGATGCTGGCGTTCTCTTTGTAGAGGATTCCGATGGCGGCGGCGGTGAGGAAGTAGCGGATGAGGCCGGCCTCTTTTTCTTCCGGAGTGGCTTCGTCGATGAAGCGCATGTAGTAGTGGGCGATGGCGGGGATGACGCCGGCGGCTCCGTTGGTGGGGGCGGTCACCACCCTTCCTCCAGCCGCGTTTTCTTCGTTGACGGCCATGGCGTAGACCGTGACCCAGTCCATGGGAGCGAGCGGATCTTTGGAGCCTTCGGTCTCGAGGCGGCGTGCGAGGCGCGGTGCGCGGCGGCGGACGTTGAGGCCTCCGGGAAGGATGCCTTCGGTGGTGATGCCGCGCTCGGTGCACTGCTGCATGGTGCGCCAGAGAGTGAGGATGCTGGCCTTGATCTGGTCTTCGGGGGTGGATGTCGACGCGCCGGATCCTGGTGTCGGGCGGTTGATGGTGGTGTCGCTAAGGAGCGCGACCTCGTTGGCGAGGAGGAGTTCGGCGATAGAGAGGTTATGCGCGGCGGCGATGGCGAGGAGTTCTTCAGCGCTGCGAAATGGGTAGGGGACGGTGCGGGTTGTGGTGGTTTTGCTTTCCTGCTGGGCAGCGAACTCGCTTGCCGAGAGAATGAAACCGCCGCCGACGGAGTAGAAGGTCTCCCGCGCGAGGATGTTGCCCGCGGAGTCGAACGCGGTGAAGCGCATACCGTTGGGGTGCGTGTGAACGGCGGGGTCGGGGTACATCTGGTTCCGGTGGAAGAGGAGGTGTTCGCCTTCGGTGAAGGGAATGGGTTCGCGGTCGAGGAGGTAGAGGGTTCCGGTGGTGCGGATGGCGGCGAGCTCGGCGTCGATGAGCGCGGGATCGACGGTGTCGGGAGCTTCGCCGATGAGGCCGAGGAGGATGGCGCGGTCGGTGCCGTGGCCGTGGCCGGTGAGGGCGAGCGAGCCGTAGAGATCGACGATGACATGCGCGGCGTCGGCGAGCTGGTCTGCGGCGTCGAGTGTTTGGGCGAAGCGCAGCGCTGCGCGCATGGGGCCGACGGTGTGGGAGCTGGAGGGGCCGATACCAATCTTGAAGAGTTCGAAGAGGCTGGTGTTCACGCTGCCTATTTTAGGCGTCTGCGTGAAGTTTTGCCTGTGGACGAGGGTGTAGTGGAGTTGATGTAGGCGGCGGCTGCGGTGAGTCGCACGGGAGCCTTGGAGTCGTCGAAGGCGGCGTAGAGTGCGTCGTCGGCGGCGGGTTCGTGATAGTGGCCGATGGCCTTGGCGGCGGCGGCGCGGACGGCAGGGTCCTTATCGGTAGTGGCCTGGATGAGAGTAGTGTGAATGGGGTTGGTGCTGCTCTGGGAGAGTTGTTCGATGGCAGCGACCCGGGCGGAGTTTCCGCCGTTCTTGCGCATGTACTCGTAGGCGGTGATGCCGAAGCCGAAGGGGCCGAGGAGCATCGAGGCCCCCTGCAGCGCGCCGAGGTGGGCGAGGGTCCCAGGGCTGTGGAGGTCCTTGTGTGCGGTGCGCATGGCGCCGCTGACGGGGGTATCGCGGGCTCTACGCTCGCCGTCGACGACGGCGATGAGGATGTTCTCGCCGGAGGGGTCGCGCATCTTCCAGAGGGTGGTGGCGGCGGCGAAGGCGACCTGGGGCTCCTTGTCGTCGAGCATGGAGCGGAGGTTGTTCGTGAGGTTGCGGTTGCCAGTCTGCCCTGCAGCGAGGACGGCGGCGGTGCGCACGTCGACGTCGGTGTCGGCCATCGCGGTGAGGATCAGCCCGGAGGAACGAGGATTGGTTCCCATGGTTCCGAGGGCGGCGAGAGCCTGGACGCGGAGGTCAGGGTGCTTCGCGTCAGTGACGGCGTCGTTAAGCATGGTCCATGCGGCGTCGGCGCGCTGCGCGGCTGCGGCTTTGGCGTCGTGGGGTGTGGCGGGAGCGGTTTCGTCCCGGGCGTCGGGGATGGTCGTCGTGACAATCTGCGCGTCGGGGGTGTTCGAAGCGGGCGGATTGGATGTTCTCGCCTGAGCGCAGAGCGTGGTTGTTGAGACAAGGCTCAGAAGCAATCCGTTGAGGACGTGACGAGTTGGAGAGACGTTGGCATGCATGATCGCTCCGGTGACCGTGAGAGGGCGGCGAAAGATAGTTATAGATGGTTGGATGCTATACTCGCGAAAATTCTCCGCCTCAAGGGTGCATCAGGCTCCGTAATGCTATTCAAGGCTCGCAGTGCAGCGGTTTATGGGATCGACGCCAACATTATTGATGTTGAAGTCGATTTCTCGGGATTCAAGCTGGATCAGGAACAGTTCAGCACGGTGGGGCTGCCGGACGCGGCGGTTCGGGAGAGCCGCGATCGCGTAAGGTCGGCGATCAGGAACTCCGGCTTCGATATTCCGCCGACGCGGATCACGATCAATCTGGCTCCGGCGGACCTGAAGAAGGAAGGTTCGGGGTTTGACCTTCCGATTGCGGTTGGAATCCTCGGCGCTTATGGAGCGCTTGAGACGAAAGACCTGAGTGACTTTCTGCTGGTGGGCGAACTGGGGCTCGATGGCAGCCTGCGCGCCGTGCAGGGAATGCTTCCGATTGCAGTGGCTGCACGGGCGAAGGGGATTGCCAACCTGGTGATTCCGGCGAGCAATGCTCGCGAGGCGGCGGTGGTTGAGGGAGTGAAGGTCTATCCGGTTCACAGCCTGCTGGAGGTGCGCGAGCTGCTGAACTCGGCTGCGACCGGAACGATTCAGGCGATGCCGCTCGAGACGAAGGCAAGCGACCTGCTGGAGCAGATGCAGCACTTTCCGCATGACTTCAAGGACGTGCGCGGGCAGCATGTGGCCAAGCGCGCGCTTGAAGTGGCGGCGGCCGGCGGGCATAACATTCTGATGATCGGGCCGCCGGGCTCGGGCAAGACGATGCTGGCGAAGCGGCTGCCTTCGATTCTGGCTCCTCTGAGATTTGAGGAGGCGCTGGAGACGACGAAGATCCACTCGGTGGCCGGTGTTCTGGACGCCGAGCAGGGGCTGGTGGCGTATCGGCCGTTTCGCTCGCCGCACCATACGATCTCGGACGCGGGGCTGATCGGCGGAGGAATGGTTCCGCGGCCGGGTGAGGTTTCGCTGGCGCACAACGGGCTGCTGTTTCTGGATGAGTTGCCGGAGTTCCCTCGCAACGTGCTTGAGGTTTTGCGGCAACCGCTGGAGGACGGTATGGTGACGATCTCGCGGGCGGCGATGAGTTTGAGTTTTCCGGCGCAGTTCATGCTTGCGGCGGCGATGAATCCGTGCCCATGCGGGTACTTCAACGACAAGAGCCGCGAGTGCATGTGCACGCCGCCGATGATTCAGCGATATGTTTCGAAGGTGAGCGGGCCGCTGCTGGACCGCATCGATATTCACATTGAGGTCCCGGCGGTGCAGTACAAGGAGCTGCGCGGTGGTTCGGCGGCGGAGGGTTCGGCAGAGATTCGTGAGCGCGTGCTGGCGGCGAGAGAGCGACAGCATGCGCGGTTTGGCAGCGGCAATGAGCGGACGAACGGATCGGCGAAGGCAGCTTCACGGCGGGTGTTTGCCAACTCGCAGATGACTACGCAGCAGATCAGGACGTTCTGCGAGCTTTCGAGCGACGCCGAGAGGCTGCTGGAGCGGGCGATGCAGCAGCAAGGACTGAGCGCGCGGGCGCATGACCGGATACTGAAGGTCGCACGGACGATCGCGGACCTGGACGCGGCCAGCGATATAGGGGTGAAGCACATCGCTGAGGCGATTCAGTACCGGACGCTTGATCGGAGTTACTGGGCTTGAGTCGGCAAGTCAGCGAGTCGGCAGTCAGCAAGTCACTAATCAGCAATTCAGAGGCTAACTGCCCGGCTTGTCGTAGACCATGGCGTCGAAGCGCTGGCGGATGAAGAAGCCCGAGCGGAGGTAGAGCTCGACGGCGGGTCGGTTGACCTCGGTGACCGTGAGGGTGATGGCGCTGGTGCTGGAGCGGGTCAGATGGTTCATGGCATGGTGCAGGAGAGCTGCGCCTAGACGGTGGCCACGCCAGGCGCTGGCGACGCAGAGCTGGGTGATGTGCGCGACGTCCTCGGCAACGCGGGAGCAGAGGAGCATGCCGATGAGCGCTCCGGTGGCGCGGTGGCGGAGGACCCAAGACTGCTGCGGCTCGAAGACTCCGCAGCCAGGGAAGCGGACGATGTTGTGGAGAAAGCGAAGGGAGCCGTGGAGGGTGCAGTACTGGTCGTTGATGAGGGCGTCGATGTGGTTGGCGTAGGAGTCGTGAATGAGGGCCGCGGCGACCTGATAGAAGGCAGTGGACCAGGGGACCAGATCGATGCCGCCGGGCAGGCTGGGCTGGGAGGCGTCGTGGGTTGGAGCGGCGGTGAGGTCGTGCTCCAGGAAGAGACGCGGGTGCGGCTTGAAGCCGGCCGATAGGAAGGGCTCGCTGAGTGTGCCGGAGTCGTAAAGGAGTAGCTGCGACTCGATGCGGTTGATACCGGGGGAGTAGAGGAGCAGGTCGAGGAGGCGGTGGAGCAGCGTGTAAGTGGACTGTCGAGTGAGGTCTGGGTCGGCGGTGAAGGACCAGGCGTCGCCGACGACAGCCTTGTGTCCCTCGTAGACGCAGAAGGCAAAGCCGCAGATGCGTCCGCGGTCGAGCGAGACGAAGCCGGGAAGGATGCGCGAGTCGAGATACTGCAGAAGCAGCTCGGTCGAGGACTGGTAGTCCCAGCGCAGACGCAGGTTCCACATGCGGGCCTCAGCCTCAAGGAGAGGTCGGAGCTGGCGCGCCGAGAAGTGCCGCAGATCGAGTATCTCGAGTTGGGTCGTGACGGTCATGGGTCCACGGAGTCGAGGTCTCCGTAGATTATCGGAAATTATGGAGGTCTGTCGGGGCGATTCGGGCGGAGAGACTCTGGAGAGTCAGGATTGGGTGTCAGGGTTGAGCGTAGACGCGGTAGACCTCCAGGCCCTGCGAGTCATAGAGGAACAGGGGCTTGTAGACGCGGCCGGCGAGGTAGTGGTCGAGCGAGGCGGTGTCGCTGGAGCGGATGACGAGGATGTGATCGCCGGAAGGGACGCCGTCGGTGGTGTAGTGGACGGTGGGTTCGTTGCGGTAGAAGGCAAGCCCGTAGTCGAGGTCGCGGCGGACGCCTTCGACCGCGACGGTTTTGACGTCGGGGGCCTGGCGCTGAATCTCACGGGCGAGCGGGCGGGCGGAGTAGTTGAGGTCGAGGTCCTTGCCGTGGAAGCCGAGGAGGAAGACGAGGATTCCAATGACCGGGATGAGTGTGGCGTAGCAGACCTGCGGGATGCTCCAGCGGCGAATGATGAGGAAGACGATGGCAGCCGCGGCCAGTGCAGCGACGGCGGCGATGGCGAGCCACTGCGCGGAGGGTACCAGGGTTTCATACTTCATGTGCTGCGGTGCGAGCACGAGGACAAAGACGAAAATGCCGGAGAGAGCCGCGTGCGACCAGAGAAGCCATCGCGGAAGGCCACAGGGGCGCATGCGGTTGAGGTAGTCGGCGGCGAGGATGGTGATGGGCGGGATGGAGGGAAGGATGTAGCCGGGAAGTTTTGACCCCGAGAAGGAGAAGAAGAGGATGGGGAAGAGCGCCCACAGGACAAGGAACTCAGGAAAGGCGTCGCCGGCGCGGGAGTGGCCGAGGTAGCGCTGGGGATGGTGTCGGACCTTCCACTCGGCGATGGAGATTTCGATGGAGTCGACCATGGCTCTGATGGCGATGACGGTCCATGGCATGAGGCCGATGAGAACGACGGCTAGGTAATACCAGAAGGGCTGGTGGTGCTGATAGCGATTTGTAGCGAAGCGCTCGAGGTTGTGTTCGAGGAAGAAGAGGCGGTAGAAGGTCGGGTTGCGCCTCTGGACCGCGATAAACCAGGGCAGCACCATGGCGAAGTAGAGGATGAGTCCGGGAAGCCAGATGGTGCGGCGGAGAAGCGACCACTCGCGCCGAAGGCCGGCGAAGAGAAGGATGATGGCGAGAGCGAGAAACGGCGCGACCGGACCTTTTGCGAGGGTCGCCGCGGCTCCAAAGAAGTAAAGGTCGAAGAGCCAGAATTTTTTCCCGGTCTCGTACCATGCGTACCAGCCAAGCATTCCAATGCAGAAGGGCGCGGCGAGCTGCATGTCGGTGGAGGCCCCGCGGGAGAAGCTGACGATGGCGACGCAGGAGATGGTGATGAGGGCGGCGTCGAGATGGCCTCCAGGACGGAAGCGACGCATGTGGAGAAAGATGAGAATGATGAGAGCGAAGGCTCCTGAGGAAGAGGGGATGCGGGCCGCCCAGTCGGAGACGCCGAACTCCTTGAAGAAGCCCATCGCGCGCCAGTAGTAGAGGGCGGGCTTTTCGAGCCAGGGTCGGCCGTAGAGGGTGGGGGTGACGGTTCCGCCGACGAGGCAGTGGAAGGAGTCGCGGACGCTGGTGAGGCTGAGATCGCGCGGGAAGGACTTGGCATCGACCGCGTGGCAGGCCGCCGAGTGGGCCTCGAGCATTTCACGGGCGATCTGCGCATAACGGGGCTCGTCGGCGCCGACAAGGCCGAGCTGGTCGCCGCCAAAGGAGGGGATGAGCCCGTAGAGCAGAAGGAAGCCGCTGACGAGGATGAGGATGATCAACTCGCGCGTGGCGACGGTGTCAGGGTGCTGGGCGAAGCGTCGCAGCCAGTCGAGGGCCGGACGCGAACGCGAGACGGCGGGGCCAGCGGATTGTTCAAGTTCGTTCATTTCCCTGATGGAGCGAGACAAGGCTAACAAAGTCCAGTGCGAAGTTGGGTCAAGATCCGTTCGGTGGCTGCGTGCAGCGGGCCGTCGATGGTGCATCCGCTGGCGCTGCGGTGGCCGCCTCCGCCGAAGGTCTCGGCAATCTGGGCTACGTCAACCTTTCCTTTGCTGCGAATACTGAGCCGGAACTGACTGGCTGAGGGCAATTCGCGAAGAAAGACGGCGGATTCGACGCCGTCGATGCTGATGAGGTAATTGACGACGCCTTCGCAGTCTTCGGCTCCTGCTCCGGCGGTCTCCATGTCGTTGTTGGTGACCCAGCTCCAGGCGAGGGGACCGTCGCACTGGAGGTTGGAGAGAGCGGTGCCCAGCAGGCGAATCTTGCTGGCGGGATTGGAGAAGTAGATGTCGCGGGCGATCTGGCTTGGGTTGGCGCCGTGGGCGGCGAGGTCGTGGGCCAGGGCGAAGGTTTCTGCGTTGGTGCTTGAGTAGGTGAAGGAGCCGGTGTCGGAGAGGATGGCCGTATAGAGGCAGGTGGCCATCGAGGGAGTGATCCGGACACGGGCGGCCACGGCGATGCGGTAGATCATGGCGGCCACGGCACAGGCATGCTCGTCGATCCAGTTCAGCGTGCCGAAGGGTCGGCCG
It encodes the following:
- a CDS encoding DHH family phosphoesterase, giving the protein MTQEVSIAALLKAFRSSPGFVITSHARPDGDSVGSALALAEILDQLGRPVHIVFADAVPLIYRTLPGVDRIRIAPSVSAVAHDLALPVIVLECDGIPRTGLAGLEGRCLINIDHHASGRPFGTLNWIDEHACAVAAMIYRIAVAARVRITPSMATCLYTAILSDTGSFTYSSTNAETFALAHDLAAHGANPSQIARDIYFSNPASKIRLLGTALSNLQCDGPLAWSWVTNNDMETAGAGAEDCEGVVNYLISIDGVESAVFLRELPSASQFRLSIRSKGKVDVAQIAETFGGGGHRSASGCTIDGPLHAATERILTQLRTGLC
- a CDS encoding GNAT family N-acetyltransferase: MTVTTQLEILDLRHFSARQLRPLLEAEARMWNLRLRWDYQSSTELLLQYLDSRILPGFVSLDRGRICGFAFCVYEGHKAVVGDAWSFTADPDLTRQSTYTLLHRLLDLLLYSPGINRIESQLLLYDSGTLSEPFLSAGFKPHPRLFLEHDLTAAPTHDASQPSLPGGIDLVPWSTAFYQVAAALIHDSYANHIDALINDQYCTLHGSLRFLHNIVRFPGCGVFEPQQSWVLRHRATGALIGMLLCSRVAEDVAHITQLCVASAWRGHRLGAALLHHAMNHLTRSSTSAITLTVTEVNRPAVELYLRSGFFIRQRFDAMVYDKPGS
- a CDS encoding ArnT family glycosyltransferase, with the translated sequence MNELEQSAGPAVSRSRPALDWLRRFAQHPDTVATRELIILILVSGFLLLYGLIPSFGGDQLGLVGADEPRYAQIAREMLEAHSAACHAVDAKSFPRDLSLTSVRDSFHCLVGGTVTPTLYGRPWLEKPALYYWRAMGFFKEFGVSDWAARIPSSSGAFALIILIFLHMRRFRPGGHLDAALITISCVAIVSFSRGASTDMQLAAPFCIGMLGWYAWYETGKKFWLFDLYFFGAAATLAKGPVAPFLALAIILLFAGLRREWSLLRRTIWLPGLILYFAMVLPWFIAVQRRNPTFYRLFFLEHNLERFATNRYQHHQPFWYYLAVVLIGLMPWTVIAIRAMVDSIEISIAEWKVRHHPQRYLGHSRAGDAFPEFLVLWALFPILFFSFSGSKLPGYILPSIPPITILAADYLNRMRPCGLPRWLLWSHAALSGIFVFVLVLAPQHMKYETLVPSAQWLAIAAVAALAAAAIVFLIIRRWSIPQVCYATLIPVIGILVFLLGFHGKDLDLNYSARPLAREIQRQAPDVKTVAVEGVRRDLDYGLAFYRNEPTVHYTTDGVPSGDHILVIRSSDTASLDHYLAGRVYKPLFLYDSQGLEVYRVYAQP
- a CDS encoding L-serine ammonia-lyase, which gives rise to MNTSLFELFKIGIGPSSSHTVGPMRAALRFAQTLDAADQLADAAHVIVDLYGSLALTGHGHGTDRAILLGLIGEAPDTVDPALIDAELAAIRTTGTLYLLDREPIPFTEGEHLLFHRNQMYPDPAVHTHPNGMRFTAFDSAGNILARETFYSVGGGFILSASEFAAQQESKTTTTRTVPYPFRSAEELLAIAAAHNLSIAELLLANEVALLSDTTINRPTPGSGASTSTPEDQIKASILTLWRTMQQCTERGITTEGILPGGLNVRRRAPRLARRLETEGSKDPLAPMDWVTVYAMAVNEENAAGGRVVTAPTNGAAGVIPAIAHYYMRFIDEATPEEKEAGLIRYFLTAAAIGILYKENASISGAEVGCQGEVGVACSMAAGGLVAALNGTNAQIEHAAEIAMEHNLGMTCDPIGGLVQIPCIERNGMGAVKAINAARMSMHETLGHKVSLDQVIATMYQTGLDMQSRYKETSLAGLALNIIEC
- a CDS encoding YifB family Mg chelatase-like AAA ATPase; translated protein: MLFKARSAAVYGIDANIIDVEVDFSGFKLDQEQFSTVGLPDAAVRESRDRVRSAIRNSGFDIPPTRITINLAPADLKKEGSGFDLPIAVGILGAYGALETKDLSDFLLVGELGLDGSLRAVQGMLPIAVAARAKGIANLVIPASNAREAAVVEGVKVYPVHSLLEVRELLNSAATGTIQAMPLETKASDLLEQMQHFPHDFKDVRGQHVAKRALEVAAAGGHNILMIGPPGSGKTMLAKRLPSILAPLRFEEALETTKIHSVAGVLDAEQGLVAYRPFRSPHHTISDAGLIGGGMVPRPGEVSLAHNGLLFLDELPEFPRNVLEVLRQPLEDGMVTISRAAMSLSFPAQFMLAAAMNPCPCGYFNDKSRECMCTPPMIQRYVSKVSGPLLDRIDIHIEVPAVQYKELRGGSAAEGSAEIRERVLAARERQHARFGSGNERTNGSAKAASRRVFANSQMTTQQIRTFCELSSDAERLLERAMQQQGLSARAHDRILKVARTIADLDAASDIGVKHIAEAIQYRTLDRSYWA
- a CDS encoding HEAT repeat domain-containing protein; translation: MHANVSPTRHVLNGLLLSLVSTTTLCAQARTSNPPASNTPDAQIVTTTIPDARDETAPATPHDAKAAAAQRADAAWTMLNDAVTDAKHPDLRVQALAALGTMGTNPRSSGLILTAMADTDVDVRTAAVLAAGQTGNRNLTNNLRSMLDDKEPQVAFAAATTLWKMRDPSGENILIAVVDGERRARDTPVSGAMRTAHKDLHSPGTLAHLGALQGASMLLGPFGFGITAYEYMRKNGGNSARVAAIEQLSQSSTNPIHTTLIQATTDKDPAVRAAAAKAIGHYHEPAADDALYAAFDDSKAPVRLTAAAAYINSTTPSSTGKTSRRRLK